The Paenibacillus macerans genome includes a window with the following:
- a CDS encoding LacI family DNA-binding transcriptional regulator, translating to MAGVSVSTVSKIINNYSDISEETRTKVLEIMKQTGYIPSNSAKTLATKKSNLIGVIFAGKLNIDFTHPFFIEVLNAFKKQMGFLGYDLLFFSNEKFHSVDGDYLARCRHFQVDGCIIVTGQEVEPSINELDHSEIPCIGVDIQLNGKSSGYIMSDNYKMSYKVVEHFYLLGYRDLGYIGSTLESDISNMREQGYKDAIESFGLPVMEQWFVNGDNFFESSGYEAMTRIIQSGSLPRAVFAASDLLAIGAMRALKEHGFHVPQDIAIIGCDDIEACKYTTPTLSTIRQNKDKIGRLAASLLYDLINSQSETSNVVVEPELVIRESCGGKPAVL from the coding sequence ATGGCCGGAGTATCGGTATCGACCGTTTCCAAAATTATTAATAACTATAGCGACATCTCCGAGGAGACAAGAACGAAAGTTCTCGAAATTATGAAGCAGACGGGGTATATACCTTCGAATTCAGCGAAAACGCTGGCTACAAAGAAGTCGAACCTGATCGGCGTTATTTTCGCGGGCAAACTCAATATCGATTTTACCCACCCCTTCTTTATTGAAGTGCTGAACGCGTTCAAGAAGCAGATGGGTTTTCTGGGCTATGACCTTCTGTTTTTCTCCAACGAGAAATTCCACTCCGTCGACGGCGATTATTTGGCGCGCTGCCGGCATTTCCAAGTGGACGGATGCATCATCGTCACCGGTCAGGAGGTCGAGCCGTCCATCAACGAGCTGGATCACAGCGAAATCCCCTGCATCGGCGTCGATATTCAACTAAACGGCAAAAGCTCAGGGTACATCATGTCCGATAACTACAAAATGTCCTATAAAGTAGTGGAGCATTTTTATTTGCTCGGATACAGAGATCTCGGATATATCGGCAGCACGCTGGAATCGGACATTTCCAATATGCGCGAACAAGGGTATAAGGACGCGATTGAAAGCTTCGGCCTCCCTGTCATGGAGCAATGGTTTGTCAACGGGGACAATTTCTTCGAGTCCAGCGGCTATGAAGCCATGACCCGGATAATCCAATCCGGGTCCTTGCCGCGGGCCGTTTTTGCGGCCTCGGACCTGCTGGCGATCGGGGCGATGCGCGCTTTGAAGGAACATGGGTTTCACGTCCCCCAGGACATCGCCATCATCGGCTGCGACGACATCGAAGCGTGCAAATACACGACGCCAACCCTGTCGACCATCCGGCAAAACAAAGACAAAATCGGCAGGCTGGCCGCTTCGCTGCTCTACGACCTGATCAACAGTCAATCCGAGACGAGCAATGTTGTCGTGGAGCCCGAGCTCGTGATTCGCGAGTCCTGCGGAGGCAAACCCGCCGTGCTTTAA
- a CDS encoding transposase: MEVNAGTELQPFSSRFNSEQACLEALIAMKWPNGFVCPRCAHTRCSRLTSRHIPLFECGKCKHQTSPLVGTIFEGAKVPLLKWFEALDLFLLEGGISALRLRQVIRVTYKTAWSMLHKIRHAVGEFDARELLSGEVKVNSDQYGRNPSRCQLSHPYASAVVAGCTVTESGEPEQVKIRLVPHKRGDGKMTNRHDLTAFISGHVDVHTSAVQLFPQAFRLYAPLRRVVREAWESLKSTYGALGLKHLQAYLNEYTVHRRLRLQGGLPGAEETMRQKLLRMCVAIPAIPYRRLIARQPNQPLAAAAA; the protein is encoded by the coding sequence ATGGAGGTCAATGCGGGAACAGAACTTCAGCCATTCAGCAGCCGGTTTAACAGCGAGCAGGCCTGCCTGGAGGCGCTGATCGCGATGAAGTGGCCAAACGGCTTCGTCTGCCCGCGCTGCGCTCACACCCGGTGCAGCCGTCTGACCTCCCGGCATATCCCTTTGTTCGAGTGCGGAAAATGCAAGCATCAAACATCGCCTTTGGTCGGCACGATTTTTGAAGGAGCCAAGGTGCCCTTGCTCAAGTGGTTCGAGGCCCTGGATTTGTTCTTGCTTGAGGGCGGCATCTCAGCGTTGCGGCTGCGCCAGGTGATCCGGGTCACCTACAAGACCGCCTGGTCGATGCTGCACAAAATACGTCATGCCGTGGGGGAGTTCGATGCCCGGGAACTGCTCTCCGGAGAGGTGAAGGTGAACAGCGATCAGTATGGACGTAATCCGTCCCGGTGTCAGCTTTCGCATCCGTACGCCTCGGCGGTCGTAGCCGGCTGCACGGTAACGGAGTCGGGCGAGCCGGAGCAGGTCAAAATCCGCCTGGTGCCGCATAAGCGGGGGGACGGGAAAATGACAAACCGTCACGATCTAACCGCTTTTATTAGCGGGCATGTGGATGTCCATACATCGGCGGTACAGTTGTTTCCTCAGGCCTTTCGGCTGTATGCGCCCTTGCGGAGAGTGGTGAGAGAGGCATGGGAATCGCTGAAGAGTACGTATGGAGCCTTGGGACTGAAGCATCTGCAGGCGTACCTGAACGAGTACACCGTACACCGCCGGCTGCGCCTGCAAGGAGGACTGCCCGGAGCGGAAGAAACGATGCGGCAGAAGTTGCTGCGCATGTGTGTGGCGATTCCCGCGATCCCTTACCGCCGGCTGATCGCACGCCAACCGAACCAGCCCCTTGCGGCTGCTGCAGCCTGA